From the Candidatus Poribacteria bacterium genome, one window contains:
- a CDS encoding ABC transporter permease subunit, translating into MLRTLIRQELLIHLMSARFFAAVVITLLLVVANTFVLIGAHEERLADYSQREAVNQEGIATTPTYSYLKLKVQRPPNPLSLFSTGLETRFGSDLDIAFDGVPSFSNPIVDVRPEEEQWAFGSEPSVSSPGAPLGLNNPYLRLFSQIDIAFIFQVVLSLLSLLFAYDAIAGDWETGTLRLVLSHPVGRGSVLLAKYLAAMVCLLLPVLMSLLFALIQCSFARSLQFSTDDFLRIGGIVLTTIVYLSVFYLIGLLVSTTTRRAATSLMLCMFLWVVLVLVYPNWSRFALNSGGGTRAERKSADQQIAQIREAADRERDRFLDSSPLKGDPPLFFDTFAGTDFFRKGMWYLGDLPRMNVELRDPEDPLVTHLRRYYEFAAPLQIRSAEKVGFVVQQLVSRTSLQQAQSDERFMKLSPASLYTFATAAWAGTDLDSMVDYIQAAQAYRRTLIDTFHEREAFASLRWFTTNQGDIDWSILPHFHFERADVSINAQRALPELFLLLCINIVLFMATFLIFIRVEI; encoded by the coding sequence ATGTTGCGGACGTTGATACGCCAAGAACTTTTGATTCATCTGATGAGTGCGCGTTTTTTTGCTGCGGTCGTCATTACACTCCTGCTTGTCGTTGCAAATACGTTTGTCTTGATTGGCGCGCACGAGGAACGCCTCGCCGACTATAGCCAGCGGGAGGCGGTGAATCAGGAGGGCATCGCCACGACACCTACCTATTCATATCTAAAATTGAAGGTTCAACGTCCGCCCAACCCGTTGAGTCTCTTTAGTACCGGCTTAGAGACCCGTTTCGGCAGTGATCTTGACATAGCATTCGACGGCGTGCCGTCCTTCTCGAACCCCATCGTTGATGTTAGACCAGAGGAAGAACAATGGGCATTTGGCAGCGAACCATCCGTCTCAAGCCCCGGAGCACCCCTCGGTTTAAATAACCCATATCTGCGTCTCTTTTCACAGATAGATATCGCCTTTATCTTTCAGGTTGTGTTGAGTCTACTGTCCCTACTTTTCGCTTATGATGCGATTGCGGGTGATTGGGAGACGGGTACCTTACGTTTGGTGCTTTCACACCCGGTGGGTCGCGGGAGTGTCCTGCTTGCCAAATATCTCGCGGCGATGGTATGCCTATTACTCCCCGTGTTGATGAGCCTGTTGTTCGCACTGATTCAGTGTTCGTTCGCGCGTTCTCTACAATTCAGCACAGATGATTTTCTGCGAATTGGCGGTATTGTTTTGACGACAATCGTCTACCTATCGGTTTTCTATCTCATCGGTCTGCTCGTTTCCACAACAACCCGTCGTGCTGCTACATCCCTGATGCTCTGCATGTTCTTGTGGGTGGTTTTGGTACTCGTCTATCCGAACTGGAGTCGATTTGCCTTGAATTCGGGGGGCGGCACGCGGGCAGAAAGAAAATCCGCTGACCAGCAGATAGCGCAGATTCGGGAAGCGGCAGATCGAGAACGGGATCGGTTCTTAGATAGTAGTCCGCTTAAGGGAGACCCTCCACTATTTTTTGATACATTTGCAGGAACCGATTTCTTTAGAAAGGGCATGTGGTATCTCGGGGACTTGCCTCGGATGAACGTCGAATTGAGAGATCCCGAAGACCCACTGGTAACGCACTTGCGCCGTTATTATGAATTCGCCGCACCCCTGCAAATCCGGAGTGCTGAAAAGGTCGGCTTCGTCGTCCAGCAATTGGTGTCGCGTACATCTCTCCAGCAAGCACAATCGGATGAACGTTTCATGAAGCTCAGTCCTGCGAGTCTCTACACGTTTGCAACCGCCGCATGGGCAGGCACCGATTTAGACAGCATGGTGGATTATATCCAAGCCGCACAGGCGTACCGGCGCACCCTCATTGATACCTTTCATGAGAGGGAGGCGTTTGCGAGCCTGCGATGGTTTACCACGAATCAAGGGGATATAGATTGGTCGATCTTGCCCCATTTTCACTTTGAGCGTGCAGATGTCAGCATCAATGCGCAGCGCGCTCTGCCTGAACTGTTTTTGCTGTTATGCATCAATATCGTCCTATTCATGGCAACATTTTTGATTTTTATCAGAGTTGAAATATAG
- the dnaN gene encoding DNA polymerase III subunit beta, translated as MRNDNTALIQRILAGDATAFEHLVRKYEKQVHTLAWRRIGDFHIAEDITQETFLQVYQKLETLEDPARFSRWLYVITGRLCIAWLRKNQRHTEPLEDTDISEVETEAYSRYVATERAKTFDEARRDLVEKLLARLKEGNRTVITLHYLEGMTYAEISNFLGVSKNTIKSRLRRARQQLKKYRFMVQETLDIPIEEEHLDGGFGMKLTLEREEFLYSLQVLQSVASGQDTSPILSNVLIHAEGSTIECMATDMEIGVRIKVEGTIKEAGTIVVSAKELEAIVKAWPAEKPIGLATITDDQVEITSGDSVRKIVGFPDKEFPQFPSVGPEAFTIDGETLRSILHKTEFAASTEKKRRFLNGLYFNLFEDRTEVVGCDGKRIAIARCEPFKLSEESDGFIIPLKAVKEIERNFANSPEIRISRVKSEILFADAHATLTARLVDAEYPKYEKLFPESPKMHTVVQKESILHTIRQISAFSDPKCPIVCLEIDEQQIRVSPRDPDPDEKHETLAVESSTGSIRIGFDARLLIEALTHIGTESLVMEFLGELDPVILKPIGEEGHIYLIMPMRLKS; from the coding sequence GTGAGAAACGATAATACTGCATTAATTCAACGTATCCTTGCGGGTGACGCAACTGCCTTTGAGCATCTGGTGAGAAAATACGAGAAACAGGTTCACACGCTCGCGTGGCGGAGAATCGGGGATTTTCATATCGCCGAGGATATTACGCAGGAAACCTTCCTGCAAGTCTATCAGAAATTGGAAACTTTGGAGGATCCGGCGCGGTTTTCAAGGTGGCTTTATGTCATTACGGGTCGTCTCTGTATCGCGTGGCTCCGAAAAAACCAGCGACACACCGAACCGCTGGAAGACACGGACATCTCTGAAGTAGAGACAGAGGCGTATTCTCGGTATGTCGCGACGGAACGCGCGAAAACTTTTGACGAAGCGAGACGTGACTTGGTGGAAAAGCTACTTGCGAGGTTGAAGGAAGGCAATCGGACAGTCATCACACTTCATTACCTTGAAGGCATGACTTATGCAGAAATAAGTAACTTTTTAGGTGTGTCAAAAAATACGATTAAAAGTCGGCTCCGTCGGGCACGGCAACAGTTAAAGAAGTATAGATTCATGGTTCAAGAGACGTTAGATATCCCAATTGAAGAAGAACATCTGGACGGAGGTTTTGGAATGAAATTAACTTTGGAAAGAGAGGAGTTTTTGTACTCCCTACAGGTACTGCAGAGTGTCGCGAGTGGGCAGGATACCTCACCGATTCTCTCAAATGTTCTCATCCATGCGGAAGGAAGCACGATTGAGTGTATGGCGACGGACATGGAAATCGGTGTCAGAATAAAGGTTGAAGGGACCATCAAGGAGGCGGGAACCATCGTTGTTTCTGCCAAAGAATTGGAGGCTATCGTTAAAGCATGGCCCGCTGAAAAACCGATAGGCTTGGCAACGATAACAGACGATCAGGTTGAAATCACTTCTGGGGATAGCGTGCGCAAAATCGTTGGGTTCCCCGATAAAGAGTTCCCACAATTTCCCTCCGTTGGTCCGGAAGCATTCACAATTGATGGAGAAACGCTGCGGTCTATCCTCCACAAAACCGAATTTGCTGCGTCCACAGAGAAAAAGCGTCGATTTCTAAACGGACTCTATTTTAACCTTTTTGAGGACAGAACTGAAGTCGTTGGATGCGATGGCAAGCGCATTGCCATCGCACGTTGTGAACCCTTCAAGTTGTCAGAGGAAAGTGATGGATTCATTATACCGCTCAAAGCCGTCAAAGAAATCGAGCGAAATTTTGCCAATTCCCCAGAGATAAGGATTTCACGCGTTAAAAGCGAGATTCTTTTTGCCGATGCGCACGCGACGTTGACGGCGCGATTGGTAGACGCTGAATATCCGAAGTATGAAAAACTCTTTCCAGAGTCTCCTAAGATGCATACAGTTGTGCAGAAAGAGTCAATTTTGCATACGATACGTCAGATTTCAGCATTTTCGGATCCGAAATGTCCTATTGTCTGTTTAGAGATAGATGAACAACAGATTCGGGTTTCGCCGAGGGACCCTGATCCAGATGAGAAGCATGAGACGTTGGCAGTCGAGTCCAGCACTGGAAGTATTCGTATCGGTTTTGATGCTCGGTTGCTGATAGAGGCACTCACGCACATTGGGACGGAGTCCTTGGTCATGGAGTTCTTGGGTGAATTGGATCCTGTCATTTTAAAACCGATCGGTGAAGAGGGACATATTTACCTCATCATGCCAATGCGCTTGAAGTCCTAA